The Zingiber officinale cultivar Zhangliang chromosome 10A, Zo_v1.1, whole genome shotgun sequence genome contains a region encoding:
- the LOC122026772 gene encoding (3S,6E)-nerolidol synthase 1-like: MLAQCSSSFYPKFMASLHTNTTNNPSSTHIAMPPRLHQLQKQRIMKSDIFEDQESLCLRHSDRLSQAEMHSLYDQRLPISNGEASSIAEVTLLFRLLRQARYPVSTDVLRRFHDGRGEFMASLSKEMDGLMNLFEASNLNTGGELILYRANEFSSHHLRSYMASLGPEFAVTIEHVLETPSHMTLQRFQARKYLDSDNFYHNLHVRELGEMDFTMLQSLHQKELKQVTRWWKKSGLGQELGFARDQSLKWFTWTMTCLPNPKFSSYRVVLSKIIAFVYLLDDIFDVEGSIDDLHLFVQAIERWDHSSMDSLPNYMRVCFKELNSTINEIAEIVLKEHGWNPIEYLKKSWIQLSNAFLVEAKLLSKDQVPTMDDYMKIATITCGVPAALMHMYFLLGHRTTNDLCEDLPSLISCPSRILRLWDDLGSAKDEKQIGRDGSLLICMMKENPHWSLEVAKEKVMQMIDEEWEELNKECFSSSTSTFSQDFVTACLNSARMVRVMYNYNEEHNLPMLKEYINLLLFKQI; the protein is encoded by the exons ATGCTGGCGCAGTGCTCCTCCTCCTTCTACCCCAAGTTTATGGCTTCTCTCCACACCAACACCACCAATAACCCCAGCAGTACTCACATCGCCATGCCGCCGCGGCTTCATCAGTTGCAGAAACAACGAATCATGAAGTCCGACATCTTTGAAGATCAA gaGAGTTTGTGCCTGAGACACAGCGACCGGTTGAGCCAA GCCGAGATGCATTCTTTATACGACCAGCGACTCCCCATCTCCAATGGCGAAGCCAGCAGCATTGCGGAAGTGACCCTTTTGTTCCGGTTACTGAGACAAGCTCGATACCCTGTTTCGACAG ATGTGCTGCGCAGGTTCCATGATGGTAGAGGAGAGTTCATGGCGTCTCTCAGCAAGGAGATGGATGGGCTGATGAATCTATTTGAAGCGTCGAATTTGAATACTGGTGGGGAATTAATACTCTACAGGGCCAATGAATTCAGTAGCCATCACCTCAGGTCCTACATGGCATCTTTGGGGCCAGAGTTTGCAGTAACTATTGAACATGTGCTGGAGACTCCATCTCATATGACCTTGCAGAGATTCCAAGCCAGGAAATATCTTGATAGTGACAACTTCTATCACAATTTGCATGTTCGAGAATTGGGGGAGATGGATTTCACCATGCTCCAGTCACTGCATCAAAAGGAACTAAAACAAGTCACAAG ATGGTGGAAGAAGTCAGGATTGGGCCAAGAGCTAGGGTTTGCTCGGGATCAATCCTTGAAGTGGTTCACTTGGACAATGACATGTCTACCAAACCCTAAATTTTCAAGTTATAGGGTTGTTCTCTCGAAGATCATCGCATTTGTTTATCTTCTTGACGATATTTTTGACGTGGAAGGATCGATCGACGATCTCCATCTCTTTGTACAGGCCATTGAAAG ATGGGATCACTCTTCAATGGATTCACTTCCCAACTACATGAGGGTATGCTTCAAGGAATTAAATAGCACTATCAATGAGATTGCCGAAATTGTGCTCAAGGAACATGGATGGAATCCAATCGAATATCTAAAGAAATCA TGGATACAATTAAGTAATGCATTTTTAGTGGAAGCAAAATTGTTGTCGAAAGACCAAGTCCCGACAATGGATGACTACATGAAGATTGCCACAATTACTTGTGGTGTTCCTGCAGCCTTAATGCACATGTATTTTCTATTAGGACATCGCACGACGAATGATCTCTGTGAAGATCTGCCGAGTCTTATATCTTGTCCttcgagaattcttcgactttggGATGACTTGGGAAGTGCAAAG GACGAAAAACAAATTGGGAGGGATGGCTCGTTGTTGATTTGCATGATGAAGGAGAACCCACATTGGTCGTTAGAAGTTGCAAAGGAAAAAGTAATGCAAATGATAGATGAAGAGTGGGAGGAGCTCAACAAGGAATGCTTCAGTTCATCGACCTCAACATTCTCTCAAGATTTTGTGACGGCTTGCTTGAATAGTGCTAGGATGGTGAGGGTGATGTACAACTACAACGAGGAGCATAACCTCCCCATGCTTAAGGAGTATATAAACTTATTGTTGTTTAAACAAATTTAA